The following coding sequences are from one Coffea arabica cultivar ET-39 chromosome 11e, Coffea Arabica ET-39 HiFi, whole genome shotgun sequence window:
- the LOC113716348 gene encoding receptor-like serine/threonine-protein kinase At1g78530 — MELEYNKIQGSPPLEFCQLFNLGYLSLTSNLLSGTLPSCIVNMTSLRYLYMGSNNLTSDLPPTLWSLEDILELNLSKNSFSSSIPSEIGNLKALIMMDLSVNDLYGDIPTAIGALQKLQTLSLNHNRLQGSIPESMKSMLELKSLDLSFNNLTGAIPKSLVVLQNLVHFNVSFNKLNGSIPHGGSFANFTELSFLSNEALCDAPWLQPCQTFEHRSRKKTLLFVLLAVGSAMFAMVMSILVIRKWRRKIVIPTNFVAEATIERVSFHELRQMTNGFHGDTLLGSGAFGSVYKGVRENGTTWAIKVFDLQLEGAFKSFDTECEVLRSVRHRNLTKVISACSSPDFKALVLEYMPNGSLEKWLYSGSQILNIMQRLDIMIDVACGLEYLHYGYSTPVVHCDLKPSNILLNQDMVGHVCDFGITKLLGDGENVIQTKTLATFGYIAPEYGLEGLVSISCDVYSFGITLMETFTKRRPKDEMFTEELSLRRWIEESLPDFVIKVMDADLLHLEDGLLKTKLACISSILQIGLCCTTSSPEERMSMKDVLRALQKIKLQFLEEL; from the exons ATGgagcttgaatataacaaaatacAAGGGTCTCCTCCACTTGAGTTCTGTCAACTATTCAATCTAGGCTATTTAAGTTTGACAAGCAATTTGCTTTCTGGTACACTTCCTAGTTGCATAGTGAACATGACTTCCCTAAGATATCTATATATGGGCTCCAACAATTTAACTTCGGACTTGCCACCAACCTTGTGGAGCCTTGAGGATATCTTGGAGCtcaatttgtcaaaaaattcTTTCAGTAGTTCTATTCCCTCTGAAATTGGTAATCTAAAGGCACTAATAATGATGGACCTATCTGTCAATGACTTGTATGGAGATATTCCTACAGCCATAGGAGCACTGCAGAAGTTACAGACATTATCCTTGAATCATAACAGACTACAAGGATCTATTCCGGAATCCATGAAGAGTATGTTGGAATTAAAGTCTTTGGATTTGTCCTTTAACAATTTGACTGGTGCAATTCCCAAATCATTGGTAGTACTCCAGAATCTTGTACACTTCAATGTGTCCTTCAACAAATTAAACGGATCAATTCCTCATGGAGGATCTTTTGCAAACTTTACGGAGCTGTCTTTTCTCTCAAATGAAGCTTTATGCGATGCTCCATGGCTCCAACCTTGTCAAACTTTTGAACATAGATCAAGGAAAAAGACTCTCTTGTTTGTGTTGTTGGCGGTTGGATCAGCAATGTTTGCCATGGTCATGTCAATTTTGGTGATAAGAAAGtggagaagaaaaattgtgatTCCGACTAATTTTGTTGCGGAAGCAACAATTGAAAGGGTATCCTTCCATGAACTTAGACAAATGACAAATGGGTTCCATGGAGATACGTTACTTGGCTCGGGAGCTTTTGGTTCGGTTTACAAGGGAGTACGTGAAAATGGGACGACTTGGGCTATAAAGGTTTTTGATTTGCAGCTAGAAGGTGCATTTAAAAGCTTTGATACAGAATGTGAAGTCCTGCGTAGTGTTCGTCATCGTAATCTGACTAAAGTCATTAGTGCTTGCTCAAGCCCTGACTTTAAAGCTTTGGTACTTGAATACATGCCTAATGGAAGTCTTGAGAAGTGGCTTTATTCAGGCAGTCAGATCTTGAATATTATGCAAAGGTTGGACATTATGATAGATGTAGCTTGTGGTTTGGAATATCTCCACTATGGTTATTCAACTCCAGTAGTTCACTGTGATTTGAAGCCCAGCAATATTCTTCTTAATCAAGATATGGTTGGCCATGTTTGTGATTTTGGAATCACGAAGTTACTGGGAGATGGAGAGAATGTGATACAAACAAAGACCCTAGCTACATTTGGATATATTGCCCCAG AGTATGGACTAGAAGGATTGGTTTCAATAAGTTGTGATGTTTATAGCTTTGGGATTACATTGATGGAGACATTTACAAAAAGAAGGCCTAAGGATGAGATGTTCACCGAAGAGTTAAGCCTAAGGCGTTGGATAGAAGAATCCTTGCCAGATTTTGTGATTAAGGTTATGGATGCGGACTTACTTCATCTTGAAGATGGACTACTCAAGACTAAGTTAGCGTGCATATCATCAATCCTACAAATTGGTTTATGTTGTACGACATCTTCTCCTGAGGAGAGAATGAGCATGAAAGATGTTTTAAGAGCACTCCAGAAGATCAAACTTCAATTCCTTGAAGAGCTGTAG
- the LOC140021391 gene encoding pectinesterase inhibitor-like — protein sequence MALLTLRAAPGSNTTDLTSLGQIAINLAKSQVQSIQALINNIEGPVTNQTLRDRLDQCREDFTDVEGDVDGFSDLLCNKDYAGLVNSVDSADDKPTGGDTAFDDGQPPEPDELKQASKHFQVLLEAVGNIAQKLQGPGV from the exons ATGGCACTCTTG ACTCTACGAGCAGCCCCTGGTTCTAACACCACAGATCTTACAAGTCTAGGCCAAATCGCGATTAATTTGGCAAAATCCCAAGTACAATCAATTCAAGCTTTGATCAACAACATTGAGGGACCAGTAACTAATCAAACATTGAGAGATAGATTAGACCAATGTCGAGAGGATTTCACTGATGTCGAAGGCGATGTTGATGGTTTCAGTGATCTCTTGTGTAACAAGGACTATGCAGGTCTTGTTAACAGCGTTGATTCAGCTGATGATAAACCTACTGGTGGTGATACAGCTTTTGATGATGGACAACCACCTGAACCTGACGAACTTAAGCAAGCTAGCAAACATTTCCAAGTTCTGCTAGAAGCTGTTGGCAACATAGCACAGAAGTTACAGGGGCCGGGAGTGTAA
- the LOC113717854 gene encoding uncharacterized protein, producing MEWKRRRLNSIGSLSRAKYGISCRITASVLDLPTCLLIDIFSRLPVTTILSCKRVCKAWYTFFSSETDFANVYLSNPPFSSIVMSFGKSAFCFLELKADYNYCLPRNSPKIFRIPDGINEWTVTLFGSSNGLLCFSAYSLNKHEYKVYLCNPLLGEYAMLPLSNVEEKDSKVAYGFGFSPKTGEYKVFRILNRKWNPGKTEAQVCTIGLDNDWRVLKESAPLPHARQLMDRIYDRYRICEVTVNGALHWITDYMITGDFLYSFDIGDEKIQPVPQPRGMVVGNGRVSLGVLRGCLCIYQIAFPPVLDIWSMKEYGVVESWTKESIMESCIPPRMYRSLYLPVVIWRAGEMFMCTEYGHLFSYSLEEKRSTIVSAYLAHDHYRFAVPYAPCFLSLKNIVKAGKEQGVDTELNFVLEQNNIKDASAIKHWSTTTGIRDLPIFILVNIFSRVPSSTVISIKCVCRTWYNLISDPHFADSYFTTQKSVSLVLSNRDSICSFLELKTDCHCNAQPNIEKILETPAQFSNKRVTFIGSCNGLICLSKISHSVKKCKLYIFNPQLREYTMLPKLKIYKTCEDVYGFGYCPATGHYKVLRFHTTKRQPKTSEAQVHTIGIDYRWRTIWKCRLHPVATNWPKDLSKARFCGVTLKGALHWMVEDSHDPYFIYSFDMEEEDVHPIPSPPIIGGRGCWTSLGVLRDFLCVFHGTSNLNFDIWWMRDYGVVNSWTKESVLASYIPVGLKAGAFLPLFVWRNDEILMSTDHGALVSYCPRDSKCTVLKIEHNAGGYLTAAPHFSSFLSLKAAMKGVDLKVVKVK from the exons ATGGAGTGGAAAAGAAGAAGATTAAACTCAATTGGCTCCCTTTCACGAGCAAAATATGGGATTTCCTGCAGAATTACAGCCTCAGTTCTTGACCTTCCCACATGCCTTTTGATTGATATCTTTTCAAGGCTTCCAGTCACCACAATTCTCAGCTGCAAACGTGTTTGCAAGGCATGGTACACATTTTTTTCATCAGAAACGGATTTTGCTAATGTTTATTTATCAAACCCACCTTTCAGTAGTATTGTAATGTCCTTTGGAAAGTctgctttttgttttcttgaactCAAAGCGGATTATAACTACTGCCTTCCCCGAAATAGTCCCAAGATTTTTCGAATCCCAGATGGGATTAATGAGTGGACCGTGACTTTGTTTGGTTCTAGCAATGGATTGCTTTGTTTTTCTGCTTATAGTTTAAATAAGCATGAGTATAAGGTGTATTTGTGTAATCCATTGCTTGGGGAATATGCTATGCTCCCTCTGTCAAATGTAGAGGAAAAAGACAGTAAGGTGGCGTATGGATTTGGGTTTAGTCCGAAAACGGGAGAGTATAAGGTGTTTAGAATTCTTAATAGGAAATGGAATCCGGGCAAGACTGAAGCTCAGGTTTGTACAATTGGCTTGGATAATGATTGGAGGGTCTTAAAGGAAAGTGCCCCTCTTCCGCATGCTAGGCAATTGATGGATCGGATATATGATAGATACCGAATTTGTGAAGTTACTGTTAATGGAGCTTTGCATTGGATAACTGATTATATGATTACGGGTGACTTCTTGTATTCATTTGACATTGGTGACGAAAAGATCCAGCCTGTTCCGCAACCTCGTGGTATGGTAGTTGGAAATGGTCGGGTGAGTTTGGGGGTTTTGAGGGGTTGCCTTTGTATCTATCAAATTGCTTTCCCTCCTGTGTTAGATATTTGGTCAATGAAGGAATATGGAGTTGTAGAATCATGGACTAAAGAGAGTATCATGGAAAGTTGCATTCCACCTCGCATGTATCGAAGCCTATATCTTCCCGTCGTAATTTGGAGAGCTGGAGAGATGTTTATGTGTACAGAATATGGGCACCTGTTTTCTTATAGTCTGGAAGAAAAGAGATCAACCATCGTCTCAGCTTATCTTGCGCATGATCATTATCGTTTTGCAGTTCCATATGCTCCGTGCTTCCTTTCGCTCAAGAATATTGTGAAGGCAGGAAAAGAGCAG GGAGTTGATACAGAGCTTAACTTTGTTCTGGAGCAAAACAACATCAAAGATGCTTCAGCAATTAAGCACTGGAGTACTACTACTGGAATTAGGGATTTGCCAATCTTcattttggtgaatattttttcCAGAGTCCCAAGCTCCACTGTTATatcaatcaagtgtgtttgcagGACCTGGTACAACTTGATTTCAGATCCTCATTTTGCTGATAGTTACTTCACTACTCAAAAATCTGTTAGTCTTGTGCTTTCCAATAGAGATTCCATTTGCTCCTTTCTTGAACTCAAAACAGATTGCCATTGCAATGCTCAACCTAACATTgaaaaaattcttgaaacaccTGCCCAGTTTTCAAATAAGAGAGTAACATTTATAGGCTCTTGTAATGGCTTGATTTGTTTATCTAAAATCTCCCATTCTGTGAAGAAGTGCaaactttatatttttaatccGCAATTGAGAGAATACACAATGCTTCCTAAgctaaaaatatataaaacttGTGAAGACGTCTATGGATTTGGATATTGTCCGGCAACTGGCCATTACAAGGTCTTGAGATTTCACACTACAAAAAGGCAGCCAAAAACATCAGAAGCTCAAGTTCACACAATTGGAATTGATTATCGCTGGAGAACTATATGGAAATGCCGCCTCCATCCAGTGGCTACAAATTGGCCTAAGGACCTTAGCAAAGCACGATTTTGTGGGGTTACTCTCAAGGGAGCTCTTCATTGGATGGTTGAAGATTCTCACGATCCTTACTTCATATATTCATTTGACATGGAAGAAGAAGATGTCCATCCAATTCCATCTCCCCCAATTATTGGAGGGAGGGGCTGTTGGACTAGTCTTGGAGTTCTACGAGATTTTCTTTGTGTATTTCATGGTACTTCCAATCTTAATTTTGATATATGGTGGATGAGAGATTATGGAGTTGTGAATTCATGGACTAAGGAAAGTGTTCTGGCAAGCTACATCCCAGTTGGTCTAAAAGCTGGTGCATTTTTACCTCTTTTTGTTTGGAGAAATGATGAGATACTGATGTCTACTGATCATGGGGCTTTAGTTTCTTATTGTCCAAGAGACAGCAAATGTACTGTACTTAAGATTGAGCATAATGCTGGTGGCTACTTGACAGCAGCTCCACATTTCTCTAGTTTTCTTTCATTGAAGGCTGCTATGAAAGGTGTAGATTTGAAGGTGGTAAAGGTGAAGTGA
- the LOC113718017 gene encoding protein ACCELERATED CELL DEATH 6 isoform X2: MDPQLYKAAQSGDSDVIRRCADQLDSQLTPNQNTVLHILAQFCDSSYAVEQILGINHSLLCKQNAKGNTALHVAARNRYSGVVRALIDCAKNGEKPDKHNSEGWIKMLRLTNDNRDTALHLAVRTNCYDIVELLVKEDDELPQPRNKAGESPLYLAVERGYHDIVDLILGTCKSPSYHGPHFTTALHRAAMGNSLECVKLLLGKLPNLTKEADRDGQTALHIAAKLGHQEVIKLLLSADKSVAYIRSCQVYSMTKSKTSKTALHVAVKYGHLNVVKEILSHCPDCWEMCNGDNQNILHLAVAKEQKQLLDFILDNVWASELINEGDLGGNTPLHLYAATKNLDGCNLISHIHADKNAFNFANFTPLDVVVQTPDQTERLNVIKDELERNGATRGFRRSGTRLKGKREEALYKSNQCNQLAKDSKRKDDTYLIVAALIVTVTFAAGFTVPGGYESSDGPNKGMAVLRHKPSFIVFVIADMIALAYASAAVFLQFKFSPSEVDCERWLWYSKSNTHWNIRVALMAMVTAFVSGLFAVLSSPLIKALVCYSGITSFLVFMGFFVIFTTEDYYFWLRNAGNRCKIILSLWCGRLRIAIVRFRSW; this comes from the exons ATGGATCCTCAATTATACAAAGCAGCGCAATCGGGTGATTCAGATGTTATCAGACGGTGTGCAGATCAACTTGATTCTCAGCTTACTCCGAACCAAAATACAGTCCTTCACATATTAGCACAATTCTGTGACTCTTCATATGCTGTTGAGCAGATTCTCGGAATAAACCACTCCTTGCTGtgcaaacaaaatgcaaaaggCAATACTGCCCTGCATGTAGCTGCTAGAAACCGGTACTCTGGTGTCGTGCGAGCTCTTATTGATTGCGCAAAAAATGGTGAAAAGCCTGATAAACATAACTCTGAAGGGTGGATAAAGATGCTTAGACTGACTAATGACAATAGAGACACAGCCCTTCATTTGGCTGTAAGGACAAACTGCTATGACATTGTGGAACTCTTGGTAAAAGAAGATGATGAGCTTCCACAGCCCCGGAACAAGGCAGGGGAGAGCCCTCTTTATCTTGCTGTTGAGAGGGGATATCACGATATTGTGGATCTGATTTTAGGAACTTGTAAGTCACCATCTTATCATGGTCCTCATTTTACAACGGCTTTGCATCGTGCAGCAATGGGGAACTCCTTAG AATGCGTGAAATTGCTATTAGGCAAGTTGCCAAATCTCACGAAGGAGGCAGATCGTGATGGACAGACTGCATTACATATTGCTGCAAAACTTGGTCACCAGGAAGTTATAAAATTACTACTCTCAGCAGATAAGTCTGTGGCCTATATCAGGTCTTGCCAGGTATACTCCATGACTAAATCCAAAACGTCCAAGACAGCCCTACATGTAGCAGTGAAGTATGGGCATTTAAATGTggtaaaagaaattttatcacACTGCCCTGATTGTTGGGAGATGTGCAATGGCGATAACCAGAACATTCTTCATCTTGCTGTGGCAAAAGAACAGAAACAATTGTTGGACTTCATCTTAGACAACGTTTGGGCTTCTGAACTCATCAATGAGGGGGACCTTGGTGGAAATACTCCTCTCCATCTTTATGCTGCTACTAAAAATTTGGATGGCTGTAATCTCATAAGTCACATCCATGCAGATAAGAATGCCTTCAATTTTGCTAATTTCACTCCGCTAGATGTGGTCGTACAAACTCCTGATCAGACTGAAAGACTG AATGTAATCAAGGATGAGCTGGAGAGAAATGGTGCTACTCGAGGATTTCGCCGTAGTGGAACTAGATTGAAAGGAAAGCGTGAAGAAGCACTTTACAAAAGCAACCAATGTAATCAACTAGCAAAAGATtcgaaaagaaaagatgacACTTATTTGATAGTTGCTGCACTGATAGTAACAGTCACTTTTGCGGCTGGTTTTACTGTTCCAGGAGGGTATGAAAGTAGTGATGGTCCAAATAAAGGCATGGCAGTTCTAAGACACAAACCATCTTTTATTGTCTTTGTAATTGCGGATATGATTGCCTTGGCATACGCCTCAGCAGCAGTTTTTCTACAATTTAAGTTTTCACCCTCAGAAGTTGACTGTGAACGCTGGTTATGGTACAGTAAGAGTAATACTCATTGGAACATTAGAGTCGCCCTGATGGCAATGGTGACAGCATTTGTTTCTGGCCTGTTTGCTGTGCTATCATCACCGTTAATCAAAGCCTTAGTATGTTATTCAGGAATCACTTCATTTCTTGTGTTTATGggattttttgtgatttttacaaCGGAAGATTACTACTTTTGGCTCCGAAATGCTGGAAATCGGTGTAAGATCATTTTGTCATTGTGGTGTGGAAGACTTCGGATTGCAATTGTTAGGTTCCGGAGTTGGTGA
- the LOC113718017 gene encoding protein ACCELERATED CELL DEATH 6 isoform X1 has protein sequence MDPQLYKAAQSGDSDVIRRCADQLDSQLTPNQNTVLHILAQFCDSSYAVEQILGINHSLLCKQNAKGNTALHVAARNRYSGVVRALIDCAKNGEKPDKHNSEGWIKMLRLTNDNRDTALHLAVRTNCYDIVELLVKEDDELPQPRNKAGESPLYLAVERGYHDIVDLILGTCKSPSYHGPHFTTALHRAAMGNSLVRKYFQSGDCTECVKLLLGKLPNLTKEADRDGQTALHIAAKLGHQEVIKLLLSADKSVAYIRSCQVYSMTKSKTSKTALHVAVKYGHLNVVKEILSHCPDCWEMCNGDNQNILHLAVAKEQKQLLDFILDNVWASELINEGDLGGNTPLHLYAATKNLDGCNLISHIHADKNAFNFANFTPLDVVVQTPDQTERLNVIKDELERNGATRGFRRSGTRLKGKREEALYKSNQCNQLAKDSKRKDDTYLIVAALIVTVTFAAGFTVPGGYESSDGPNKGMAVLRHKPSFIVFVIADMIALAYASAAVFLQFKFSPSEVDCERWLWYSKSNTHWNIRVALMAMVTAFVSGLFAVLSSPLIKALVCYSGITSFLVFMGFFVIFTTEDYYFWLRNAGNRCKIILSLWCGRLRIAIVRFRSW, from the exons ATGGATCCTCAATTATACAAAGCAGCGCAATCGGGTGATTCAGATGTTATCAGACGGTGTGCAGATCAACTTGATTCTCAGCTTACTCCGAACCAAAATACAGTCCTTCACATATTAGCACAATTCTGTGACTCTTCATATGCTGTTGAGCAGATTCTCGGAATAAACCACTCCTTGCTGtgcaaacaaaatgcaaaaggCAATACTGCCCTGCATGTAGCTGCTAGAAACCGGTACTCTGGTGTCGTGCGAGCTCTTATTGATTGCGCAAAAAATGGTGAAAAGCCTGATAAACATAACTCTGAAGGGTGGATAAAGATGCTTAGACTGACTAATGACAATAGAGACACAGCCCTTCATTTGGCTGTAAGGACAAACTGCTATGACATTGTGGAACTCTTGGTAAAAGAAGATGATGAGCTTCCACAGCCCCGGAACAAGGCAGGGGAGAGCCCTCTTTATCTTGCTGTTGAGAGGGGATATCACGATATTGTGGATCTGATTTTAGGAACTTGTAAGTCACCATCTTATCATGGTCCTCATTTTACAACGGCTTTGCATCGTGCAGCAATGGGGAACTCCTTAG tgagaaaatattttcaatctGGTGATTGCACAGAATGCGTGAAATTGCTATTAGGCAAGTTGCCAAATCTCACGAAGGAGGCAGATCGTGATGGACAGACTGCATTACATATTGCTGCAAAACTTGGTCACCAGGAAGTTATAAAATTACTACTCTCAGCAGATAAGTCTGTGGCCTATATCAGGTCTTGCCAGGTATACTCCATGACTAAATCCAAAACGTCCAAGACAGCCCTACATGTAGCAGTGAAGTATGGGCATTTAAATGTggtaaaagaaattttatcacACTGCCCTGATTGTTGGGAGATGTGCAATGGCGATAACCAGAACATTCTTCATCTTGCTGTGGCAAAAGAACAGAAACAATTGTTGGACTTCATCTTAGACAACGTTTGGGCTTCTGAACTCATCAATGAGGGGGACCTTGGTGGAAATACTCCTCTCCATCTTTATGCTGCTACTAAAAATTTGGATGGCTGTAATCTCATAAGTCACATCCATGCAGATAAGAATGCCTTCAATTTTGCTAATTTCACTCCGCTAGATGTGGTCGTACAAACTCCTGATCAGACTGAAAGACTG AATGTAATCAAGGATGAGCTGGAGAGAAATGGTGCTACTCGAGGATTTCGCCGTAGTGGAACTAGATTGAAAGGAAAGCGTGAAGAAGCACTTTACAAAAGCAACCAATGTAATCAACTAGCAAAAGATtcgaaaagaaaagatgacACTTATTTGATAGTTGCTGCACTGATAGTAACAGTCACTTTTGCGGCTGGTTTTACTGTTCCAGGAGGGTATGAAAGTAGTGATGGTCCAAATAAAGGCATGGCAGTTCTAAGACACAAACCATCTTTTATTGTCTTTGTAATTGCGGATATGATTGCCTTGGCATACGCCTCAGCAGCAGTTTTTCTACAATTTAAGTTTTCACCCTCAGAAGTTGACTGTGAACGCTGGTTATGGTACAGTAAGAGTAATACTCATTGGAACATTAGAGTCGCCCTGATGGCAATGGTGACAGCATTTGTTTCTGGCCTGTTTGCTGTGCTATCATCACCGTTAATCAAAGCCTTAGTATGTTATTCAGGAATCACTTCATTTCTTGTGTTTATGggattttttgtgatttttacaaCGGAAGATTACTACTTTTGGCTCCGAAATGCTGGAAATCGGTGTAAGATCATTTTGTCATTGTGGTGTGGAAGACTTCGGATTGCAATTGTTAGGTTCCGGAGTTGGTGA
- the LOC113718017 gene encoding protein ACCELERATED CELL DEATH 6 isoform X3 — protein sequence MDPQLYKAAQSGDSDVIRRCADQLDSQLTPNQNTVLHILAQFCDSSYAVEQILGINHSLLCKQNAKGNTALHVAARNRYSGVVRALIDCAKNGEKPDKHNSEGWIKMLRLTNDNRDTALHLAVRTNCYDIVELLVKEDDELPQPRNKAGESPLYLAVERGYHDIVDLILGTLRKYFQSGDCTECVKLLLGKLPNLTKEADRDGQTALHIAAKLGHQEVIKLLLSADKSVAYIRSCQVYSMTKSKTSKTALHVAVKYGHLNVVKEILSHCPDCWEMCNGDNQNILHLAVAKEQKQLLDFILDNVWASELINEGDLGGNTPLHLYAATKNLDGCNLISHIHADKNAFNFANFTPLDVVVQTPDQTERLNVIKDELERNGATRGFRRSGTRLKGKREEALYKSNQCNQLAKDSKRKDDTYLIVAALIVTVTFAAGFTVPGGYESSDGPNKGMAVLRHKPSFIVFVIADMIALAYASAAVFLQFKFSPSEVDCERWLWYSKSNTHWNIRVALMAMVTAFVSGLFAVLSSPLIKALVCYSGITSFLVFMGFFVIFTTEDYYFWLRNAGNRCKIILSLWCGRLRIAIVRFRSW from the exons ATGGATCCTCAATTATACAAAGCAGCGCAATCGGGTGATTCAGATGTTATCAGACGGTGTGCAGATCAACTTGATTCTCAGCTTACTCCGAACCAAAATACAGTCCTTCACATATTAGCACAATTCTGTGACTCTTCATATGCTGTTGAGCAGATTCTCGGAATAAACCACTCCTTGCTGtgcaaacaaaatgcaaaaggCAATACTGCCCTGCATGTAGCTGCTAGAAACCGGTACTCTGGTGTCGTGCGAGCTCTTATTGATTGCGCAAAAAATGGTGAAAAGCCTGATAAACATAACTCTGAAGGGTGGATAAAGATGCTTAGACTGACTAATGACAATAGAGACACAGCCCTTCATTTGGCTGTAAGGACAAACTGCTATGACATTGTGGAACTCTTGGTAAAAGAAGATGATGAGCTTCCACAGCCCCGGAACAAGGCAGGGGAGAGCCCTCTTTATCTTGCTGTTGAGAGGGGATATCACGATATTGTGGATCTGATTTTAGGAACTT tgagaaaatattttcaatctGGTGATTGCACAGAATGCGTGAAATTGCTATTAGGCAAGTTGCCAAATCTCACGAAGGAGGCAGATCGTGATGGACAGACTGCATTACATATTGCTGCAAAACTTGGTCACCAGGAAGTTATAAAATTACTACTCTCAGCAGATAAGTCTGTGGCCTATATCAGGTCTTGCCAGGTATACTCCATGACTAAATCCAAAACGTCCAAGACAGCCCTACATGTAGCAGTGAAGTATGGGCATTTAAATGTggtaaaagaaattttatcacACTGCCCTGATTGTTGGGAGATGTGCAATGGCGATAACCAGAACATTCTTCATCTTGCTGTGGCAAAAGAACAGAAACAATTGTTGGACTTCATCTTAGACAACGTTTGGGCTTCTGAACTCATCAATGAGGGGGACCTTGGTGGAAATACTCCTCTCCATCTTTATGCTGCTACTAAAAATTTGGATGGCTGTAATCTCATAAGTCACATCCATGCAGATAAGAATGCCTTCAATTTTGCTAATTTCACTCCGCTAGATGTGGTCGTACAAACTCCTGATCAGACTGAAAGACTG AATGTAATCAAGGATGAGCTGGAGAGAAATGGTGCTACTCGAGGATTTCGCCGTAGTGGAACTAGATTGAAAGGAAAGCGTGAAGAAGCACTTTACAAAAGCAACCAATGTAATCAACTAGCAAAAGATtcgaaaagaaaagatgacACTTATTTGATAGTTGCTGCACTGATAGTAACAGTCACTTTTGCGGCTGGTTTTACTGTTCCAGGAGGGTATGAAAGTAGTGATGGTCCAAATAAAGGCATGGCAGTTCTAAGACACAAACCATCTTTTATTGTCTTTGTAATTGCGGATATGATTGCCTTGGCATACGCCTCAGCAGCAGTTTTTCTACAATTTAAGTTTTCACCCTCAGAAGTTGACTGTGAACGCTGGTTATGGTACAGTAAGAGTAATACTCATTGGAACATTAGAGTCGCCCTGATGGCAATGGTGACAGCATTTGTTTCTGGCCTGTTTGCTGTGCTATCATCACCGTTAATCAAAGCCTTAGTATGTTATTCAGGAATCACTTCATTTCTTGTGTTTATGggattttttgtgatttttacaaCGGAAGATTACTACTTTTGGCTCCGAAATGCTGGAAATCGGTGTAAGATCATTTTGTCATTGTGGTGTGGAAGACTTCGGATTGCAATTGTTAGGTTCCGGAGTTGGTGA